One genomic region from Parabacteroides chongii encodes:
- a CDS encoding HEAT repeat domain-containing protein produces the protein MDKKEILNSDWTVRRSAARNPNTPVETLVELAKDSDWNIRRYAADNPNMPVETLVELAKDSDWDVRGYAAGNPNMPAETL, from the coding sequence ATGGATAAAAAAGAAATTTTGAACAGCGACTGGACTGTCCGTCGCTCTGCAGCCCGCAACCCAAACACGCCGGTTGAAACGCTTGTGGAACTGGCTAAGGACAGCGACTGGAATATCCGTCGCTATGCAGCCGACAACCCCAACATGCCGGTTGAAACGCTTGTGGAACTGGCTAAGGACAGCGACTGGGATGTCCGTGGCTATGCAGCCGGCAACCCCAACATGCCGGCTGAAACGCTTTAA
- a CDS encoding HEAT repeat domain-containing protein — protein sequence MELAKDSCCYVRSSAADNPNMPVETLVELAKDSYWTVRSSAAGNPNMPVETLVELVNDSDCDVRSSAAGNLNTPRYTEKK from the coding sequence ATGGAACTGGCTAAGGACAGCTGCTGTTATGTCCGTAGCTCTGCAGCCGACAACCCCAACATGCCGGTTGAAACGCTTGTGGAACTGGCTAAGGACAGCTACTGGACTGTCCGTAGCTCTGCAGCCGGCAACCCCAACATGCCGGTTGAAACGCTTGTGGAACTCGTTAATGACAGCGACTGTGATGTCCGTAGCTCTGCAGCCGGCAATCTCAACACACCGAGATATACAGAAAAAAAATAA
- a CDS encoding ERF family protein, producing the protein MERSESIKEIANALCKFQQEVGKIKKSANNPFFKSKYATLSDILDVIQSLYLIAGYL; encoded by the coding sequence ATGGAAAGATCAGAATCAATAAAAGAAATTGCTAATGCACTTTGTAAATTTCAGCAAGAAGTAGGCAAGATCAAAAAATCAGCAAACAACCCGTTTTTCAAGTCTAAATATGCTACATTATCTGACATATTAGATGTTATACAAAGCCTTTATCTAATAGCGGGCTATCTGTAA
- a CDS encoding single-stranded DNA-binding protein, producing the protein MSKSINQVLLAGNVGKDPEVRTLDGGVKVATFSLATSTGGYKKQDGTEVAEKTQWHSIIAWRGLAEIAEKYVHKGDKIIIMGTLQYREYEKDGIKRYVTDILAYDLMLSGKGDSSNSKSPLTAEDAPSQADFPPIGPEIDQLPFDGTIPP; encoded by the coding sequence ATGAGCAAATCAATAAATCAAGTCCTCCTTGCCGGTAACGTCGGCAAAGATCCGGAAGTCAGGACGCTGGACGGAGGCGTTAAGGTTGCAACCTTTTCTCTTGCCACCTCCACCGGAGGGTATAAGAAACAAGATGGTACAGAAGTAGCTGAAAAAACTCAATGGCACAGTATTATTGCCTGGAGAGGTTTGGCTGAAATCGCAGAAAAGTACGTCCATAAAGGCGACAAAATCATTATCATGGGTACCCTGCAATACAGGGAATACGAGAAGGACGGTATTAAACGATATGTTACCGACATTTTAGCGTACGACCTAATGCTGTCGGGTAAAGGAGACAGTTCAAATTCTAAGTCTCCATTAACAGCGGAAGATGCACCTTCACAAGCGGATTTTCCACCAATTGGACCTGAAATAGATCAACTTCCTTTTGATGGAACTATACCTCCTTAA
- a CDS encoding DUF1367 family protein, whose translation MKPCYDSDYDEKKKLKLGHTYKARITLARNIDFHRKYFQLINTAWAYQNEATTRHFKKT comes from the coding sequence ATTAAACCATGTTATGATTCTGACTATGACGAGAAAAAGAAACTCAAGTTAGGGCATACATACAAGGCTAGAATCACGCTGGCTCGTAATATAGACTTTCACCGCAAATACTTTCAGCTGATAAATACGGCATGGGCTTATCAAAATGAAGCTACGACAAGACATTTCAAAAAGACATAA
- a CDS encoding DUF1367 family protein, which yields MNCFRKTVEVAAGHCDTVYSLARKEWIDIPKSIAFDKMDEAEFQNLYDRVKDVLFSVFLHNISEYDFMNNLSNF from the coding sequence ATAAATTGCTTTCGGAAGACAGTAGAAGTAGCAGCAGGTCATTGTGATACCGTATACAGCTTGGCACGAAAGGAATGGATAGACATTCCTAAGTCAATAGCTTTTGATAAAATGGACGAAGCGGAGTTTCAAAATTTATATGATCGAGTAAAAGACGTATTATTCTCTGTATTCTTACATAATATATCCGAATATGATTTTATGAATAATCTTTCTAATTTTTGA
- a CDS encoding DUF7666 domain-containing protein — MQGFQYETGKEYEEKEAIKACYNGFHFCENPFDVFSYYPPSDGNGENRYCEVEASGTLDKEVNGDSKVASSKLKIKAEIGLNGIIKAGIDFILEKIDWRNNASENTGNRSAATNTGNWSAATNTGYQSAATNTGDQSLQRTPVTSQPQRTPVTSQLQRTPVTGQLQRTPVTGQLQRTPVTGQLQRTPVTGQLQRTPVTGQLL; from the coding sequence ATGCAGGGATTTCAATATGAAACAGGAAAAGAATACGAAGAAAAAGAAGCTATTAAAGCATGTTATAACGGATTTCATTTCTGTGAAAATCCATTTGATGTGTTTTCTTATTATCCACCATCCGATGGAAATGGGGAAAATAGATATTGCGAAGTAGAAGCTTCAGGTACTCTTGATAAAGAAGTTAACGGAGACAGCAAAGTTGCTTCATCAAAACTAAAAATAAAAGCTGAAATTGGTTTAAACGGAATTATTAAAGCAGGAATAGACTTTATTTTAGAAAAGATCGATTGGAGAAATAACGCATCGGAAAACACCGGTAACCGGTCAGCTGCAACGAACACCGGTAACTGGTCAGCTGCAACGAACACCGGTTACCAGTCAGCTGCAACGAACACCGGTGACCAGTCGCTGCAACGAACACCGGTTACCAGTCAGCCGCAACGAACACCGGTGACCAGTCAGCTGCAACGAACACCGGTGACCGGTCAGCTGCAACGAACACCGGTGACCGGTCAGCTGCAACGAACACCGGTGACCGGTCAGCTGCAACGAACACCGGTGACCGGTCAGCTGCAACGAACACCGGTGACCGGTCAGCTGCTATAG